The following coding sequences lie in one Capsicum annuum cultivar UCD-10X-F1 chromosome 5, UCD10Xv1.1, whole genome shotgun sequence genomic window:
- the LOC107870865 gene encoding serine/threonine-protein kinase STY13 isoform X1: MLEAPKFAGLIDLNEDHDNFGLTQNFYHKLGEGSNMSIDSYGSLQMSDGRDSVATSMDNSSVGSNGSHTRILNHQGLKCVRNNYSSVSSVNRGRVSQGLSDDSLAQALMDPRFPTDGLENYDEWTIDLRKLNMGPAFAQGAFGKLYKGTYNGEDVAIKLLEKPENDLDRAHLMEQAFQQELMMLARLKHQNIVRFIGACRKPMVWCIVTEYAKGGSVRQFLARRQNRSVPLKLAVKQALDVARGMEYVHDLNLIHRDLKSDNLLIAADKSIKIADFGVARIEVQTEGMTPETGTYRWMAPTNGDCSLIINEDAVTVSLEYFTKKEMIQHRPYTHKVDVYSFGIVLWELLTGMLPFQKMTAVQAAFAVVNKGVRPAIPNDCLPVLSEIMNRCWDANPDNRPPFSQVVRMLEVAETEIMTTVRKARFRCCISQPMTSD; the protein is encoded by the exons ATGTTGGAGGCTCCAAAGTTTGCTGGACTTATAGACTTAAATGAGGACCATGATAATTTTGGCCTCACCCAAAATTTTTACCATAAACTTGGTGAAGGATCAAACATGTCAATCGATAGTTACGGGAGCTTGCAGATGAGCGATGGTAGAGATTCTGTTGCGACGTCAATGGATAACAGCAGTGTTGGATCAAATGGTTCCCACACTCGTATCTTAAACCACCAGGGCCTCAAGTGTGTCCGCAATAACTATTCTTCTGTATCTAGCGTAAACAGGGGGAGAGTTTCTCAAGGATTGAGTGATGATTCGCTAGCTCAAGCTTTGATGGATCCTCGATTTCCTACTGACGGGCTTGAGAATTATGATGAGTGGACGATTGATTTGAGGAAGCTGAACATGGGCCCAGCTTTTGCTCAAGGGGCTTTTGGGAAACTCTACAAGGGAACATATAATGGTGAGGATGTTGCTATCAAGCTTCTAGAGAAGCCAGAAAATGATCTTGACAGAGCTCATTTGATGGAGCAGGCATTTCAGCAGGAGCTCATGATGTTGGCAAGGTTGAAGCATCAGAATATAGTGCGTTTTATTGGTGCATGTCGTAAACCTATGGTTTGGTGTATTGTGACTGAATATGCAAAAGGGGGATCAGTACGTCAGTTTCTGGCAAGGCGACAAAATCGATCTGTGCCCTTGAAGTTAGCGGTGAAACAAGCTTTAGACGTGGCAAGAGGGATGGAATATGTACATGACCTGAATCTGATACACCGTGATCTGAAATCTGACAATCTACTAATTGCTGCGGATAAGTCAATCAAAATTGCGGATTTTGGGGTCGCTCGTATTGAGGTGCAGACTGAAGGAATGACACCAGAGACTGGAACATACCGCTGGATGGCTCC AACAAATGGGGACTGCTCCCTTATTATTAACGAAGATGCCGTAACAGTCTCTTTGGAGTATTTCACCAAAAA GGAAATGATCCAGCATCGGCCTTACACCCACAAAGTTGATGTTTATAGTTTTGGCATCGTTCTGTGGGAACTGTTAACAGGTATGCTTCCGTTCCAGAAAATGACCGCAGTGCAGGCAGCTTTTGCTGTAGTCAACAAAGGTGTTCGTCCAGCAATCCCCAATGATTGTTTGCCTGTTCTAAGTGAGATCATGAACCGCTGCTGGGATGCTAACCCTGATAATCGGCCACCATTCTCTCAGGTGGTCAGAATGCTTGAGGTCGCGGAAACAGAGATCATGACAACTGTCAGAAAGGCCCGTTTTAGGTGCTGCATAAGTCAACCAATGACTTCTGACTAA
- the LOC107870865 gene encoding serine/threonine-protein kinase STY13 isoform X5, translated as MLEAPKFAGLIDLNEDHDNFGLTQNFYHKLGEGSNMSIDSYGSLQMSDGRDSVATSMDNSSVGSNGSHTRILNHQGLKCVRNNYSSVSSVNRGRVSQGLSDDSLAQALMDPRFPTDGLENYDEWTIDLRKLNMGPAFAQGAFGKLYKGTYNGEDVAIKLLEKPENDLDRAHLMEQAFQQELMMLARLKHQNIVRFIGACRKPMVWCIVTEYAKGGSVRQFLARRQNRSVPLKLAVKQALDVARGMEYVHDLNLIHRDLKSDNLLIAADKSIKIADFGVARIEVQTEGMTPETGTYRWMAP; from the coding sequence ATGTTGGAGGCTCCAAAGTTTGCTGGACTTATAGACTTAAATGAGGACCATGATAATTTTGGCCTCACCCAAAATTTTTACCATAAACTTGGTGAAGGATCAAACATGTCAATCGATAGTTACGGGAGCTTGCAGATGAGCGATGGTAGAGATTCTGTTGCGACGTCAATGGATAACAGCAGTGTTGGATCAAATGGTTCCCACACTCGTATCTTAAACCACCAGGGCCTCAAGTGTGTCCGCAATAACTATTCTTCTGTATCTAGCGTAAACAGGGGGAGAGTTTCTCAAGGATTGAGTGATGATTCGCTAGCTCAAGCTTTGATGGATCCTCGATTTCCTACTGACGGGCTTGAGAATTATGATGAGTGGACGATTGATTTGAGGAAGCTGAACATGGGCCCAGCTTTTGCTCAAGGGGCTTTTGGGAAACTCTACAAGGGAACATATAATGGTGAGGATGTTGCTATCAAGCTTCTAGAGAAGCCAGAAAATGATCTTGACAGAGCTCATTTGATGGAGCAGGCATTTCAGCAGGAGCTCATGATGTTGGCAAGGTTGAAGCATCAGAATATAGTGCGTTTTATTGGTGCATGTCGTAAACCTATGGTTTGGTGTATTGTGACTGAATATGCAAAAGGGGGATCAGTACGTCAGTTTCTGGCAAGGCGACAAAATCGATCTGTGCCCTTGAAGTTAGCGGTGAAACAAGCTTTAGACGTGGCAAGAGGGATGGAATATGTACATGACCTGAATCTGATACACCGTGATCTGAAATCTGACAATCTACTAATTGCTGCGGATAAGTCAATCAAAATTGCGGATTTTGGGGTCGCTCGTATTGAGGTGCAGACTGAAGGAATGACACCAGAGACTGGAACATACCGCTGGATGGCTCCGTAA
- the LOC107870865 gene encoding serine/threonine-protein kinase STY13 isoform X2: MLEAPKFAGLIDLNEDHDNFGLTQNFYHKLGEGSNMSIDSYGSLQMSDGRDSVATSMDNSSVGSNGSHTRILNHQGLKCVRNNYSSVSSVNRGRVSQGLSDDSLAQALMDPRFPTDGLENYDEWTIDLRKLNMGPAFAQGAFGKLYKGTYNGEDVAIKLLEKPENDLDRAHLMEQAFQQELMMLARLKHQNIVRFIGACRKPMVWCIVTEYAKGGSVRQFLARRQNRSVPLKLAVKQALDVARGMEYVHDLNLIHRDLKSDNLLIAADKSIKIADFGVARIEVQTEGMTPETGTYRWMAPEMIQHRPYTHKVDVYSFGIVLWELLTGMLPFQKMTAVQAAFAVVNKGVRPAIPNDCLPVLSEIMNRCWDANPDNRPPFSQVVRMLEVAETEIMTTVRKARFRCCISQPMTSD, encoded by the exons ATGTTGGAGGCTCCAAAGTTTGCTGGACTTATAGACTTAAATGAGGACCATGATAATTTTGGCCTCACCCAAAATTTTTACCATAAACTTGGTGAAGGATCAAACATGTCAATCGATAGTTACGGGAGCTTGCAGATGAGCGATGGTAGAGATTCTGTTGCGACGTCAATGGATAACAGCAGTGTTGGATCAAATGGTTCCCACACTCGTATCTTAAACCACCAGGGCCTCAAGTGTGTCCGCAATAACTATTCTTCTGTATCTAGCGTAAACAGGGGGAGAGTTTCTCAAGGATTGAGTGATGATTCGCTAGCTCAAGCTTTGATGGATCCTCGATTTCCTACTGACGGGCTTGAGAATTATGATGAGTGGACGATTGATTTGAGGAAGCTGAACATGGGCCCAGCTTTTGCTCAAGGGGCTTTTGGGAAACTCTACAAGGGAACATATAATGGTGAGGATGTTGCTATCAAGCTTCTAGAGAAGCCAGAAAATGATCTTGACAGAGCTCATTTGATGGAGCAGGCATTTCAGCAGGAGCTCATGATGTTGGCAAGGTTGAAGCATCAGAATATAGTGCGTTTTATTGGTGCATGTCGTAAACCTATGGTTTGGTGTATTGTGACTGAATATGCAAAAGGGGGATCAGTACGTCAGTTTCTGGCAAGGCGACAAAATCGATCTGTGCCCTTGAAGTTAGCGGTGAAACAAGCTTTAGACGTGGCAAGAGGGATGGAATATGTACATGACCTGAATCTGATACACCGTGATCTGAAATCTGACAATCTACTAATTGCTGCGGATAAGTCAATCAAAATTGCGGATTTTGGGGTCGCTCGTATTGAGGTGCAGACTGAAGGAATGACACCAGAGACTGGAACATACCGCTGGATGGCTCC GGAAATGATCCAGCATCGGCCTTACACCCACAAAGTTGATGTTTATAGTTTTGGCATCGTTCTGTGGGAACTGTTAACAGGTATGCTTCCGTTCCAGAAAATGACCGCAGTGCAGGCAGCTTTTGCTGTAGTCAACAAAGGTGTTCGTCCAGCAATCCCCAATGATTGTTTGCCTGTTCTAAGTGAGATCATGAACCGCTGCTGGGATGCTAACCCTGATAATCGGCCACCATTCTCTCAGGTGGTCAGAATGCTTGAGGTCGCGGAAACAGAGATCATGACAACTGTCAGAAAGGCCCGTTTTAGGTGCTGCATAAGTCAACCAATGACTTCTGACTAA
- the LOC107870865 gene encoding serine/threonine-protein kinase STY13 isoform X4 produces the protein MLEAPKFAGLIDLNEDHDNFGLTQNFYHKLGEGSNMSIDSYGSLQMSDGRDSVATSMDNSSVGSNGSHTRILNHQGLKCVRNNYSSVSSVNRGRVSQGLSDDSLAQALMDPRFPTDGLENYDEWTIDLRKLNMGPAFAQGAFGKLYKGTYNGEDVAIKLLEKPENDLDRAHLMEQAFQQELMMLARLKHQNIVRFIGACRKPMVWCIVTEYAKGGSVRQFLARRQNRSVPLKLAVKQALDVARGMEYVHDLNLIHRDLKSDNLLIAADKSIKIADFGVARIEVQTEGMTPETGTYRWMAPTAKRDRQLA, from the exons ATGTTGGAGGCTCCAAAGTTTGCTGGACTTATAGACTTAAATGAGGACCATGATAATTTTGGCCTCACCCAAAATTTTTACCATAAACTTGGTGAAGGATCAAACATGTCAATCGATAGTTACGGGAGCTTGCAGATGAGCGATGGTAGAGATTCTGTTGCGACGTCAATGGATAACAGCAGTGTTGGATCAAATGGTTCCCACACTCGTATCTTAAACCACCAGGGCCTCAAGTGTGTCCGCAATAACTATTCTTCTGTATCTAGCGTAAACAGGGGGAGAGTTTCTCAAGGATTGAGTGATGATTCGCTAGCTCAAGCTTTGATGGATCCTCGATTTCCTACTGACGGGCTTGAGAATTATGATGAGTGGACGATTGATTTGAGGAAGCTGAACATGGGCCCAGCTTTTGCTCAAGGGGCTTTTGGGAAACTCTACAAGGGAACATATAATGGTGAGGATGTTGCTATCAAGCTTCTAGAGAAGCCAGAAAATGATCTTGACAGAGCTCATTTGATGGAGCAGGCATTTCAGCAGGAGCTCATGATGTTGGCAAGGTTGAAGCATCAGAATATAGTGCGTTTTATTGGTGCATGTCGTAAACCTATGGTTTGGTGTATTGTGACTGAATATGCAAAAGGGGGATCAGTACGTCAGTTTCTGGCAAGGCGACAAAATCGATCTGTGCCCTTGAAGTTAGCGGTGAAACAAGCTTTAGACGTGGCAAGAGGGATGGAATATGTACATGACCTGAATCTGATACACCGTGATCTGAAATCTGACAATCTACTAATTGCTGCGGATAAGTCAATCAAAATTGCGGATTTTGGGGTCGCTCGTATTGAGGTGCAGACTGAAGGAATGACACCAGAGACTGGAACATACCGCTGGATGGCTCC GACCGCAAAACGGGACAGACAATTGGCATAG
- the LOC107870865 gene encoding serine/threonine-protein kinase STY13 isoform X3 — translation MLEAPKFAGLIDLNEDHDNFGLTQNFYHKLGEGSNMSIDSYGSLQMSDGRDSVATSMDNSSVGSNGSHTRILNHQGLKCVRNNYSSVSSVNRGRVSQGLSDDSLAQALMDPRFPTDGLENYDEWTIDLRKLNMGPAFAQGAFGKLYKGTYNGEDVAIKLLEKPENDLDRAHLMEQAFQQELMMLARLKHQNIVRFIGACRKPMVWCIVTEYAKGGSVRQFLARRQNRSVPLKLAVKQALDVARGMEYVHDLNLIHRDLKSDNLLIAADKSIKIADFGVARIEVQTEGMTPETGTYRWMAPTNGDCSLIINEDAVTVSLEYFTKK, via the exons ATGTTGGAGGCTCCAAAGTTTGCTGGACTTATAGACTTAAATGAGGACCATGATAATTTTGGCCTCACCCAAAATTTTTACCATAAACTTGGTGAAGGATCAAACATGTCAATCGATAGTTACGGGAGCTTGCAGATGAGCGATGGTAGAGATTCTGTTGCGACGTCAATGGATAACAGCAGTGTTGGATCAAATGGTTCCCACACTCGTATCTTAAACCACCAGGGCCTCAAGTGTGTCCGCAATAACTATTCTTCTGTATCTAGCGTAAACAGGGGGAGAGTTTCTCAAGGATTGAGTGATGATTCGCTAGCTCAAGCTTTGATGGATCCTCGATTTCCTACTGACGGGCTTGAGAATTATGATGAGTGGACGATTGATTTGAGGAAGCTGAACATGGGCCCAGCTTTTGCTCAAGGGGCTTTTGGGAAACTCTACAAGGGAACATATAATGGTGAGGATGTTGCTATCAAGCTTCTAGAGAAGCCAGAAAATGATCTTGACAGAGCTCATTTGATGGAGCAGGCATTTCAGCAGGAGCTCATGATGTTGGCAAGGTTGAAGCATCAGAATATAGTGCGTTTTATTGGTGCATGTCGTAAACCTATGGTTTGGTGTATTGTGACTGAATATGCAAAAGGGGGATCAGTACGTCAGTTTCTGGCAAGGCGACAAAATCGATCTGTGCCCTTGAAGTTAGCGGTGAAACAAGCTTTAGACGTGGCAAGAGGGATGGAATATGTACATGACCTGAATCTGATACACCGTGATCTGAAATCTGACAATCTACTAATTGCTGCGGATAAGTCAATCAAAATTGCGGATTTTGGGGTCGCTCGTATTGAGGTGCAGACTGAAGGAATGACACCAGAGACTGGAACATACCGCTGGATGGCTCC AACAAATGGGGACTGCTCCCTTATTATTAACGAAGATGCCGTAACAGTCTCTTTGGAGTATTTCACCAAAAAGTAA